One Hyphomicrobium album genomic window carries:
- a CDS encoding DUF1236 domain-containing protein, producing MEGPAGPGGGAPSGGPEGGGGGGSDGGGPALTGPEGPGTGGSDAGGPGLGDAPRAAREAQPEREAPQPDAKSDRADRSDSGARKAVEDAGDGARKTRKSADEADRARAKDTAERKEAADQKATDNAKKAQGETTDKEAPRADTAGSAKPERAKQVELSGEKRDRVQTALRDKPDVKHRTDVHIDISIGRRLPRDWDFAPVPIAVIEIVPEYRDYVYVWVEEEYLICDPVTYEVVAVIPAREQGYAAASRSGGPSGKCSTRIELSANERELILDLVRSGREVDVSDLEIGWSVPSEIALERFPEPVLAEAAELSACRYFVADDQLAIVDPDEDKVVLLIDKS from the coding sequence ATGGAAGGTCCAGCGGGTCCCGGCGGCGGCGCGCCTAGTGGTGGGCCAGAGGGCGGTGGTGGTGGTGGATCGGACGGCGGCGGGCCGGCGTTAACCGGTCCGGAAGGGCCAGGCACTGGCGGCTCAGACGCAGGCGGTCCCGGGCTAGGCGATGCCCCGCGCGCGGCGCGCGAAGCGCAGCCGGAACGCGAGGCGCCGCAACCAGATGCCAAGAGCGACCGCGCCGATCGCTCGGATAGCGGCGCTCGCAAAGCGGTCGAGGATGCCGGCGACGGCGCCCGCAAGACGCGCAAATCCGCCGATGAAGCCGACCGGGCACGCGCCAAAGACACGGCTGAGCGAAAGGAGGCGGCTGACCAGAAGGCTACCGACAACGCCAAGAAGGCGCAGGGCGAGACCACTGACAAGGAAGCGCCGCGTGCCGATACTGCCGGTTCCGCAAAGCCGGAGCGCGCCAAGCAGGTCGAGCTGTCGGGAGAGAAGCGAGACCGGGTCCAAACCGCCTTGCGCGACAAACCCGACGTCAAGCACCGCACCGACGTCCATATCGACATATCCATCGGCCGGCGCCTGCCCCGCGATTGGGACTTCGCGCCTGTACCGATCGCCGTCATCGAGATCGTCCCGGAGTATCGCGACTACGTCTACGTCTGGGTTGAAGAGGAATACCTGATCTGCGACCCCGTTACGTATGAGGTGGTGGCGGTCATCCCAGCTCGCGAGCAAGGCTACGCCGCCGCCTCGCGTTCAGGCGGCCCCAGCGGGAAGTGCTCGACGCGCATCGAGTTGAGCGCCAACGAACGTGAGCTCATTCTCGACTTGGTCCGTTCGGGTCGGGAGGTGGATGTCTCGGACCTCGAGATCGGATGGAGCGTTCCGAGTGAAATTGCACTCGAGCGCTTCCCGGAGCCGGTCTTGGCCGAGGCCGCAGAGTTGAGCGCCTGCCGCTACTTTGTCGCCGACGATCAATTGGCAATCGTCGATCCGGACGAGGACAAGGTTGTCCTGCTCATCGACAAGAGCTGA
- a CDS encoding GlsB/YeaQ/YmgE family stress response membrane protein, producing the protein MGFFAWIFVGLIAGWIAEQIAGREHGLITNLVVGVIGALIGGFLFGSLLGFRYDEGFNFATIASATGGAVILLWIVGAMRARNSMS; encoded by the coding sequence ATGGGATTCTTCGCCTGGATTTTCGTCGGCCTCATCGCCGGCTGGATCGCCGAACAGATTGCCGGCCGCGAGCACGGTCTCATCACCAACCTTGTCGTTGGCGTCATTGGCGCACTGATCGGCGGCTTCCTCTTCGGCTCGCTGCTGGGCTTCCGCTACGACGAGGGCTTCAACTTCGCGACTATCGCCTCGGCGACGGGTGGTGCCGTCATCCTACTTTGGATCGTCGGCGCGATGCGTGCCCGCAACTCGATGTCGTAA
- a CDS encoding PQQ-dependent sugar dehydrogenase produces MRIASVSIVVAILALSLPANAEDQPGVGPSPKLPEPQQSLIPTVHVAPATGWPDGGKPVAGEGLSVAAFASGLEHPRWLYTLPNGDVLVAETNAPPKPEDGQGIKGWFMKLFMRRATGPSKSANRIRLLRDADGDGVAEVNKVFLDGLNSPFGMALIGDNFYVANTDAIMRYPYKDGAITGGGEKLTDLPGGPLNHHWTKNIIASRDGKKLFATVGSNSNVGENGLDEEEGRAAIWEVDVATGNKRLFVTGLRNPNGMAWEPATGELWTVVNERDELGNDLVPDYLTSVKDGAFYGWPYSYWGQHVDTRVKEQKPGLVAKALVPDYGLGSHVAALGLTFDQPTLLPEAYRGGAFIGLHGSWNREPRSGYKVIHVPFANGKPAGPPKDVLTGFVDKDGNALGRPVGVAVDKTGALLVADDVGNRVWRVTPAGGAASPTKQPPPAASQ; encoded by the coding sequence ATGCGGATAGCGTCCGTGTCGATCGTTGTTGCCATTCTCGCCCTGAGCCTGCCTGCGAATGCTGAAGATCAGCCGGGCGTGGGGCCGAGCCCGAAATTGCCTGAGCCGCAACAATCCTTGATCCCCACCGTCCACGTCGCGCCGGCGACCGGCTGGCCCGACGGCGGTAAGCCTGTGGCAGGAGAAGGCTTGAGCGTCGCCGCGTTTGCCTCTGGCCTCGAGCATCCGCGCTGGCTTTATACGCTTCCCAACGGCGACGTTCTCGTCGCCGAGACCAACGCGCCCCCGAAACCCGAGGATGGGCAGGGCATCAAGGGCTGGTTCATGAAGCTTTTCATGCGCCGCGCCACAGGCCCGTCCAAGAGTGCAAATCGCATCCGCCTGCTGCGCGATGCGGACGGCGATGGCGTCGCCGAGGTCAACAAGGTGTTTCTCGATGGGCTCAATTCGCCGTTCGGCATGGCGCTGATCGGCGACAACTTCTACGTCGCCAACACCGATGCCATCATGCGCTATCCCTACAAGGACGGCGCGATCACGGGCGGCGGGGAGAAACTCACCGACCTGCCCGGTGGACCGCTGAACCATCATTGGACGAAGAACATCATCGCCAGCCGCGACGGCAAGAAGCTGTTCGCGACGGTCGGCTCCAATAGCAACGTTGGCGAGAACGGTCTCGACGAAGAGGAAGGACGCGCCGCGATCTGGGAGGTCGACGTGGCGACCGGCAACAAGCGCCTATTTGTCACCGGGCTACGCAATCCCAACGGTATGGCCTGGGAGCCGGCCACAGGTGAGTTGTGGACCGTCGTCAACGAGCGTGACGAGCTCGGCAACGACCTTGTGCCCGACTACCTCACCTCGGTGAAGGACGGCGCGTTCTACGGCTGGCCCTACAGTTATTGGGGTCAACACGTCGACACGCGCGTCAAAGAGCAGAAGCCGGGTCTCGTCGCCAAGGCGCTCGTGCCCGATTACGGCCTCGGCAGCCACGTCGCCGCGCTAGGGCTCACGTTCGATCAACCGACGCTGCTGCCCGAAGCCTATCGCGGCGGAGCATTCATCGGCTTGCACGGCTCCTGGAACCGCGAACCGCGCAGCGGCTACAAAGTGATCCATGTCCCCTTCGCCAACGGCAAGCCGGCCGGTCCGCCGAAAGACGTGCTCACCGGCTTCGTCGACAAGGATGGTAACGCGCTGGGCCGCCCCGTCGGCGTCGCGGTCGACAAGACAGGTGCGCTGCTCGTCGCCGACGATGTCGGCAACCGCGTTTGGCGGGTCACGCCAGCGGGTGGCGCGGCATCACCCACGAAGCAACCGCCGCCAGCGGCCTCTCAATAG
- a CDS encoding tautomerase family protein — translation MPLLRFDLIEGRTDAELQTLLDAAHRAMLAAFKVPERDRYQIVNEHKPSRMIVEDTGLDIPRTKDVIVVTVVTRPRGKKAKQKFYKLLVDELQKSCGIAPADVMVSLVENSDEDWSFGLGRAQFLEGDL, via the coding sequence ATGCCGCTGTTGCGCTTTGACCTGATCGAAGGCCGTACTGACGCCGAGCTGCAAACGCTCCTCGATGCGGCGCATCGCGCGATGCTCGCCGCCTTCAAGGTGCCCGAGCGCGATCGCTACCAGATAGTCAACGAGCACAAGCCCTCGCGCATGATCGTCGAGGACACCGGGCTCGATATTCCGCGCACCAAGGACGTTATCGTGGTGACTGTCGTCACCCGTCCGCGCGGCAAGAAGGCAAAGCAAAAGTTTTATAAGCTGCTCGTCGATGAGCTGCAGAAAAGCTGCGGCATCGCGCCGGCCGACGTCATGGTGTCACTCGTCGAAAATTCCGACGAGGACTGGTCGTTCGGCTTGGGGAGGGCGCAGTTCCTCGAAGGCGATCTATAG
- a CDS encoding TetR/AcrR family transcriptional regulator, whose product MAPPRERILNAARELFYRHGIRAVGVEAIAETAVTNKMTLYRHFGSKDELIAAYITELAKEGDEVWETLARDYPGDPNAQLEGWVRYVEKVLTDGGERGCAIANAAVEMREIEHPARQIIDDYKTRKRNRLVNLFRDAGYAEPEQLADEVFLLFEGARISIQCCSSGPALGVVRMLRSLLAEHAPKKS is encoded by the coding sequence TTGGCACCGCCCCGCGAGCGTATCCTTAACGCTGCGCGGGAGCTATTTTATCGCCACGGCATCCGGGCAGTGGGCGTCGAGGCTATCGCGGAAACCGCGGTCACGAACAAGATGACGCTCTATCGTCATTTTGGTTCCAAGGATGAGTTGATCGCCGCCTACATCACCGAACTCGCTAAAGAAGGCGACGAGGTCTGGGAGACGCTGGCGCGCGATTACCCCGGCGACCCCAACGCCCAGCTGGAAGGCTGGGTGCGATATGTCGAGAAAGTCCTGACCGACGGCGGGGAGCGTGGCTGCGCCATCGCCAATGCAGCGGTCGAGATGCGTGAAATCGAGCATCCGGCGCGGCAGATCATCGACGACTATAAGACGCGCAAGCGCAACCGGCTGGTCAACCTGTTCCGCGACGCCGGATATGCCGAGCCCGAACAGCTCGCCGACGAAGTGTTCCTGCTGTTCGAGGGTGCGCGGATTTCCATCCAATGCTGCTCGAGCGGCCCAGCGCTAGGCGTGGTGCGCATGCTGCGCTCGCTGCTCGCCGAGCACGCTCCGAAGAAGAGCTGA
- a CDS encoding FMN-dependent NADH-azoreductase: MQPTSTAQRKNTQSYGFVRNEANSNILCLTSSPRRDTSYSSLVAMRVLRELRQVYPDATVTIRDLARNPLPHLDEDFVIATRSIAGARTDRQREQIERSDALIDELFAAETIVIAAAMINFGIPSPLKAWIDHIVRPDRTFRYTEGGSQGLLRGRRAILVLSRGGIYSGGPLRSFEHDESYLRSVLDFVGITDVQAILLEGMALGPDFAERAVDAAMRRAGPVAGVLAAA, encoded by the coding sequence ATGCAGCCAACCAGTACCGCGCAGCGCAAGAACACGCAGTCATACGGTTTTGTGCGCAATGAAGCCAATAGCAATATCCTTTGCCTGACGAGCAGCCCGCGGCGCGATACCTCGTACTCGAGCCTGGTGGCCATGCGTGTCCTGCGGGAGCTGCGCCAAGTCTATCCTGACGCCACCGTCACGATTCGCGATCTCGCCCGCAACCCTCTTCCGCACCTCGACGAGGATTTCGTCATCGCCACGCGCTCAATCGCCGGGGCGCGGACCGACCGCCAGCGCGAGCAGATCGAGCGCTCGGATGCTCTGATCGACGAGCTGTTTGCCGCCGAAACCATCGTGATCGCGGCGGCTATGATTAATTTCGGAATACCATCGCCGCTGAAGGCTTGGATCGACCATATCGTCCGGCCAGATCGCACCTTCCGTTACACGGAAGGGGGCTCCCAAGGGCTGTTGCGCGGCCGGCGCGCCATACTCGTCTTGTCGCGCGGAGGGATCTATTCTGGCGGTCCGCTGCGCTCGTTCGAGCACGACGAAAGCTACCTGCGCTCCGTCCTCGACTTCGTCGGTATCACCGACGTGCAGGCGATCCTCTTGGAGGGCATGGCGTTGGGACCAGACTTCGCCGAGCGGGCAGTCGATGCCGCAATGCGGCGCGCCGGTCCGGTCGCCGGTGTCCTCGCGGCGGCCTGA
- a CDS encoding efflux RND transporter periplasmic adaptor subunit, translating to MPISPLARLVVPLAAISALLAGCGQSQAPAQSAPPPPQVSVAKPTKKMVTDHDEYVGRFIAFDYVEVRARVSGYLDKILFKDGQLVKEGDPLFVIDRRPFEATVEQSKAAVEQAKANLAFAESDLKRGESLRTGTTITQQALDQRLQASRVTAASVTAQEAALKQAELDLSFTELKAPISGRIGDRRVSVGNLVTGGAGGGTTLLATIASIDPIRFEFTMDEASYLRYLRMASGAESNAANRGMSLPVKLKLIDEDSYAHEGKIDFVDNAIDRSSGTIRGRAEFRNADGRLTPGMFGRVQISTSAPAEALLVPDTAIGTEQVRKFVYVLNADNVATPKYVTLGPLVDGLRVVQGLKPDDTIVIDGLMRVRPGAKVAPQQAEAETGTVRDTSSIRTN from the coding sequence ATGCCGATCTCCCCGCTTGCCCGTCTCGTCGTTCCGTTGGCCGCAATCTCCGCCCTCTTGGCCGGTTGCGGCCAGTCGCAGGCGCCGGCGCAGTCAGCGCCGCCGCCACCGCAGGTGAGCGTCGCCAAACCGACGAAGAAGATGGTGACGGACCACGACGAGTACGTCGGCCGCTTCATTGCCTTCGACTATGTCGAGGTGCGCGCCCGCGTCTCCGGCTATCTCGATAAGATCCTCTTCAAGGACGGCCAGCTCGTCAAAGAGGGCGACCCGCTGTTCGTCATCGACCGGCGCCCCTTCGAAGCGACGGTGGAGCAGTCCAAGGCGGCGGTAGAGCAGGCGAAAGCCAATCTTGCGTTCGCCGAAAGCGACCTCAAGCGCGGCGAAAGCCTGCGCACCGGCACGACCATCACCCAGCAGGCGCTCGATCAACGGCTGCAGGCATCGCGTGTCACCGCGGCTTCGGTGACGGCGCAAGAGGCGGCACTCAAGCAGGCTGAGCTCGACCTGAGCTTCACCGAACTCAAAGCCCCGATCTCGGGGCGCATCGGTGACCGGCGCGTTTCGGTCGGCAATCTCGTGACGGGCGGCGCAGGCGGGGGGACGACTCTGCTGGCGACGATCGCCTCGATCGACCCGATCCGCTTCGAGTTCACCATGGATGAAGCGTCCTACCTGCGCTACCTGCGCATGGCGAGCGGGGCTGAGTCCAATGCAGCCAATCGCGGCATGAGTCTGCCGGTGAAGCTCAAGTTGATCGACGAGGACTCTTACGCTCACGAGGGCAAGATCGACTTCGTCGACAACGCCATCGATCGCTCGTCGGGCACCATCCGCGGTCGAGCCGAGTTCAGGAACGCCGACGGGCGGCTTACACCCGGCATGTTCGGGCGCGTCCAGATTTCTACCTCGGCGCCCGCCGAGGCATTGCTGGTTCCCGATACGGCTATCGGCACCGAGCAGGTGCGGAAATTCGTCTACGTGCTCAATGCCGACAACGTGGCGACGCCGAAGTACGTGACGCTGGGCCCACTCGTCGACGGACTGCGTGTGGTGCAGGGGCTCAAGCCTGACGACACCATCGTCATCGACGGCCTGATGCGCGTGCGCCCCGGCGCCAAGGTCGCGCCGCAACAGGCAGAGGCCGAAACCGGCACGGTTCGCGACACGTCCTCCATCCGCACCAACTAA
- a CDS encoding efflux RND transporter permease subunit, with translation MRFSHFFIDRPIFAAVISIVFVILGAVAVGRLPIAQYPDIAPPVVNVTGQYPGASAEVVASTVVAPLEQQINGVEHMLYISSNSTVDGRFSISVTFDLGTNLDTAQVQVQNRVAIAQPRLPADVRNIGVTVAKASPDLMMVVHLYSPDQSRDTLFISNYASVNVVDVLSRIQGVGSITVFGSRDYSMRVWLDPDRLQSLGLTANDVTTALQRQNVQVAAGILNQPPVQQPGAFQISVQTQGRLADPNEFSQIVVKQSGDAVVRLKDVARVELAALDYGVNSYLDLNPATGLGVFQLPGSNAIETAEKIKATMEELSKSFPAGLKYDIIYNPTDFIQQSVDAVVTTILEAVVLVVLVVILFLQTWRAAIIPIVAIPVSLIGTFFLMSLFGFSLNNLSLFGLVLAIGIVVDDAIVVVENVERNMAAGMSPREAAYRTMEEVGGALVAIALVLSAVFVPSTFITGISGQFYRQFALTIAGATVISLVVSLTLSPALCALLLKPHSEKHKTPWYMWPVEAFFRAFNWSFEKASHGYAWMVGRLVRLAVLMLLVYVGVIAFGLNEFRKTPIGFIPAVDGGYLITITQLPPAASLDRTDAVNRRAVELALDTPGVAHAVNIVGFSGATRTNAPNAGAVFVVLKPFEERAKDPNQSAQAIQKALMGKFSTIRDAQVLVVAPPPVRGIGSAGGFRMMIQDRGNAGPGALQQAVYAMMGRANQTPGLQQVFSLFENATPQLYLDIDRVKAQMLGINVTDVFTALQTFLGSAYVNDFNLLGRTFRVTAQADSAFRVNTKDILRLRVRNSQGDTVPLGTFTTVRDISAPSRVPRYNLYPAAELDGSAAPGYSQGQAIDMMQKIADETLPQGFSYEWTELAYQQIRAGNTAAFAFALGVVFVFLVLAAQFESLTLPLAVILIVPMSLIASITGVVMRGMDNNILTQVGFIVLIGLAAKNAILIVEFAAQLEQQGKTKFEAATEAARLRMRPILMTSLAFILGVVPLVWAIGAGAELRQALGTAVFAGMIGVTFFGLIFTPVFYVTCRWLGDRFSRRRPEDAAPAGAVHPAE, from the coding sequence ATGCGCTTTTCGCACTTCTTTATCGATCGGCCGATTTTCGCGGCAGTCATCTCTATCGTGTTCGTGATCCTCGGCGCCGTCGCCGTGGGCCGCTTGCCGATTGCCCAGTATCCCGATATCGCGCCGCCAGTGGTCAACGTCACCGGCCAGTACCCGGGTGCGAGCGCGGAGGTCGTCGCGTCGACAGTCGTCGCGCCGCTCGAGCAGCAGATCAATGGTGTGGAGCACATGCTCTACATCTCGTCGAACTCGACGGTCGACGGCCGCTTCTCCATCTCGGTCACGTTCGATCTCGGCACCAATCTCGATACGGCCCAGGTGCAGGTGCAGAACCGCGTGGCGATCGCCCAGCCGCGCTTGCCCGCCGACGTGCGCAACATCGGCGTCACCGTCGCCAAGGCCTCGCCCGACCTGATGATGGTCGTGCACTTGTATTCCCCCGACCAGTCTCGCGACACGCTGTTCATCTCCAACTACGCCAGCGTCAACGTCGTCGACGTGTTGAGCCGCATCCAGGGCGTCGGCTCGATTACCGTGTTCGGCAGCCGCGACTACTCGATGCGCGTGTGGCTGGACCCGGATCGCTTGCAGTCGCTGGGCCTCACTGCCAACGACGTGACCACGGCGCTGCAGCGGCAGAACGTGCAGGTCGCCGCCGGCATTTTGAACCAGCCACCGGTGCAGCAGCCGGGCGCATTCCAAATTTCGGTGCAGACGCAGGGGCGTCTCGCCGATCCCAATGAGTTTTCGCAGATCGTCGTCAAGCAGAGCGGCGATGCGGTGGTACGCCTCAAGGACGTGGCGCGCGTCGAGCTCGCCGCCCTCGACTATGGCGTGAACTCCTATCTCGACTTGAATCCGGCGACCGGCCTCGGCGTCTTCCAGCTTCCCGGTTCGAATGCCATCGAAACGGCGGAGAAGATCAAGGCGACCATGGAGGAGCTCTCCAAGAGCTTCCCCGCCGGGCTCAAGTACGACATCATCTACAATCCGACCGACTTCATCCAGCAGTCGGTCGACGCGGTGGTGACCACCATCCTCGAAGCCGTCGTGCTCGTCGTTTTGGTGGTCATCCTCTTCCTGCAGACATGGCGTGCCGCGATCATTCCGATCGTCGCCATTCCCGTATCGCTCATCGGCACGTTCTTCCTGATGTCGCTGTTTGGCTTCTCGCTGAACAATCTGTCGCTGTTCGGCCTCGTGCTCGCCATCGGCATCGTCGTCGACGACGCCATCGTCGTGGTCGAGAACGTCGAGCGCAACATGGCGGCTGGCATGAGCCCGCGCGAGGCGGCCTACCGGACTATGGAAGAGGTGGGCGGTGCGCTCGTTGCCATCGCGCTCGTGCTCTCAGCCGTGTTCGTGCCGTCAACCTTCATCACCGGCATCTCCGGCCAGTTTTACCGCCAGTTCGCGCTGACCATCGCTGGCGCCACGGTCATCTCGCTGGTCGTCTCCCTCACGCTGTCGCCGGCATTGTGCGCGCTGCTCCTCAAGCCGCACAGCGAGAAGCACAAGACGCCCTGGTACATGTGGCCGGTGGAGGCCTTCTTCCGCGCCTTCAACTGGTCGTTCGAAAAGGCCTCGCACGGCTATGCCTGGATGGTTGGGCGCCTCGTCCGGCTGGCAGTGCTGATGTTGCTCGTCTATGTGGGCGTCATCGCCTTCGGCCTGAACGAGTTCCGCAAGACGCCGATCGGGTTCATTCCGGCGGTGGACGGTGGCTACCTCATCACCATCACGCAGCTCCCCCCCGCCGCCTCGCTCGACCGCACCGACGCCGTCAACCGGCGCGCCGTCGAGCTGGCGCTCGATACGCCGGGCGTCGCGCACGCCGTGAACATCGTCGGCTTCTCGGGTGCGACGCGCACCAACGCGCCCAACGCCGGCGCGGTGTTCGTCGTGCTGAAGCCGTTCGAGGAGCGCGCCAAGGATCCGAACCAGTCGGCGCAGGCAATCCAAAAGGCGCTGATGGGCAAGTTCTCCACCATCCGCGACGCGCAGGTGCTCGTCGTCGCGCCGCCACCGGTGCGCGGCATCGGCAGCGCCGGCGGCTTCCGGATGATGATCCAGGATCGCGGTAACGCTGGCCCTGGAGCGCTGCAGCAGGCGGTCTACGCGATGATGGGTCGCGCCAATCAGACGCCCGGCCTGCAACAGGTCTTCTCGCTGTTCGAGAACGCCACGCCGCAGCTCTACCTCGACATCGATCGAGTCAAGGCGCAGATGCTCGGCATCAATGTCACCGACGTGTTCACGGCGCTGCAGACGTTTCTCGGCTCCGCCTACGTTAACGACTTCAACCTGCTCGGCCGCACCTTCCGCGTGACGGCGCAGGCTGACAGCGCTTTCCGCGTCAACACCAAGGACATCCTGCGGCTGCGGGTGCGCAACTCGCAGGGCGATACTGTGCCGCTCGGCACGTTCACGACGGTGCGCGACATCTCCGCTCCCTCGCGCGTGCCCCGCTACAACCTCTATCCCGCCGCCGAGCTCGACGGCTCCGCCGCGCCCGGCTACTCGCAAGGCCAGGCGATCGACATGATGCAGAAGATCGCCGACGAAACGCTGCCGCAGGGGTTCAGCTACGAGTGGACGGAGCTCGCCTACCAGCAGATCCGCGCCGGCAACACGGCGGCCTTCGCCTTCGCGCTCGGCGTCGTGTTCGTGTTTCTCGTGCTCGCCGCGCAGTTCGAAAGTTTGACGCTGCCCCTGGCCGTCATCCTGATCGTGCCGATGAGCTTGATCGCCTCGATCACCGGCGTCGTCATGCGCGGAATGGACAACAACATCCTCACGCAGGTCGGCTTCATCGTGCTCATTGGTCTCGCCGCGAAGAACGCGATTCTGATCGTCGAGTTCGCGGCGCAGCTCGAGCAGCAGGGCAAGACCAAGTTCGAGGCGGCGACGGAGGCGGCGCGGCTGCGCATGCGCCCTATCCTCATGACGTCGCTCGCGTTCATCCTCGGCGTGGTTCCGCTCGTCTGGGCGATCGGCGCCGGCGCCGAGCTGCGGCAGGCACTCGGCACCGCCGTGTTCGCCGGCATGATCGGCGTCACGTTCTTCGGTCTCATCTTTACGCCGGTGTTCTACGTCACCTGCCGGTGGCTCGGCGACCGCTTCTCGCGCCGTCGTCCAGAGGACGCCGCCCCCGCGGGGGCCGTGCACCCGGCCGAATGA
- a CDS encoding (2Fe-2S)-binding protein — MIKLTVNGAPATFDGDPSMPLLWFLRDVQGLTGTKFGCGVAQCGACTVHVNGEPRRSCVSPIGTLEGADVTTIEGAKGKETEAVRAAWVAIDVPQCGYCQSGQIMSAVGLLSMNPKPTDEDIDLAMTGNVCRCCTYHRIRAAIHDAAGRMEG; from the coding sequence ATGATCAAATTGACTGTCAACGGAGCCCCAGCGACTTTCGACGGCGATCCGTCGATGCCGTTGCTGTGGTTCCTTCGCGATGTGCAGGGATTGACGGGCACGAAGTTCGGCTGCGGCGTCGCTCAATGTGGCGCTTGCACGGTGCACGTGAACGGCGAGCCGCGCCGCTCCTGCGTGTCCCCCATTGGCACGCTGGAAGGCGCTGACGTCACCACCATCGAGGGCGCGAAGGGCAAGGAGACGGAAGCGGTACGTGCCGCCTGGGTCGCCATCGACGTGCCGCAGTGCGGCTACTGCCAGTCCGGCCAGATCATGTCGGCCGTAGGCCTGCTCAGCATGAACCCCAAGCCGACGGACGAGGACATCGACCTCGCCATGACCGGCAACGTCTGCCGCTGCTGCACCTATCACAGAATCCGCGCCGCCATCCACGACGCGGCCGGACGGATGGAGGGCTGA